In Priestia megaterium NBRC 15308 = ATCC 14581, the following proteins share a genomic window:
- a CDS encoding AEC family transporter has protein sequence MEISQIFIILTPIFFVILLGYLAGYFKKFDATTSKGLNTLVTKFALPAHLFVGITTTSKQTLIEKWPFLLALVLGIIGFYVLFLLVAKYVFKYSLTGASMFSLNSTQPTFAFMGIPVLGSLFGADVVAIPIAITGIVVNAMLDPLATIIGTVGQRERSEGDSEESLFKVTIKSILHGLSEPLACVPLIAVVLVLCGFQSPDLLSSSLDQIGSITSGAALFAVGVTIGIRKIQFSPAAFGIAILKVAIQPLVMLGIATAMGLSSADIVKLVLLVAFPGSAVAAMISVRFDSLAGETASAFVLSAIMSLVTLPLLISWLM, from the coding sequence ATGGAAATTAGTCAAATCTTTATTATTTTAACCCCAATCTTTTTTGTTATTTTGCTAGGTTATTTAGCAGGGTATTTTAAAAAGTTTGATGCAACAACATCTAAAGGGTTAAATACGCTTGTAACAAAATTTGCGTTACCTGCACATCTATTCGTTGGTATTACAACAACATCAAAACAAACGCTTATTGAAAAATGGCCGTTTTTATTAGCATTAGTTCTTGGTATTATTGGATTTTATGTTCTTTTCTTACTTGTTGCAAAATATGTATTCAAATACTCACTAACAGGCGCGTCTATGTTCTCTTTAAACTCTACGCAGCCAACGTTTGCATTTATGGGTATTCCCGTATTAGGTAGCTTGTTTGGCGCGGATGTAGTAGCAATTCCAATCGCTATTACGGGTATCGTAGTAAATGCGATGCTTGATCCTTTAGCAACTATTATTGGTACGGTTGGACAACGCGAAAGAAGTGAAGGAGATTCTGAAGAAAGCTTATTTAAAGTAACGATTAAATCAATCTTACATGGTCTTTCTGAACCATTAGCTTGTGTTCCGTTAATCGCAGTAGTATTAGTATTATGTGGGTTCCAATCTCCAGATTTACTATCAAGCAGCTTAGACCAAATCGGTTCAATTACATCTGGTGCGGCGCTATTCGCAGTTGGGGTAACAATTGGTATCCGTAAAATTCAATTTAGCCCAGCAGCATTTGGTATTGCGATTTTAAAAGTGGCTATTCAGCCGCTTGTAATGTTAGGAATTGCAACAGCAATGGGTCTATCATCAGCTGACATCGTAAAATTAGTTTTATTAGTAGCGTTCCCAGGTTCAGCTGTAGCAGCAATGATTTCAGTGCGCTTTGACAGCCTAGCTGGTGAAACAGCTTCAGCATTCGTACTTAGTGCCATTATGTCACTTGTTACATTACCGCTATTAATTTCTTGGTTAATGTAG
- a CDS encoding YkvA family protein codes for MEEKQEIVPVRTEETAKYYSEEKFWDKLKKFGKKAGANVVYAVLLLYYTLQKPDIPPKAKAVIIGALGYFILPLDLIPDFAAGVGFTDDLGALGLALIQVAMYIDEGVKLKAKEKIKTWFSEEHNFSIIDAKIK; via the coding sequence ATGGAAGAGAAACAAGAAATTGTACCCGTTCGTACAGAGGAAACAGCCAAATATTATTCGGAAGAAAAATTTTGGGACAAGCTTAAAAAGTTTGGTAAAAAAGCGGGAGCAAACGTTGTTTATGCCGTACTGCTTTTATACTACACGCTGCAAAAACCTGATATTCCCCCAAAAGCAAAAGCAGTCATTATAGGAGCGTTAGGTTATTTTATTCTTCCTTTAGATTTAATTCCAGACTTTGCAGCAGGAGTGGGATTTACAGATGATTTAGGAGCTCTAGGGCTTGCATTGATTCAAGTTGCCATGTACATTGATGAAGGTGTTAAACTGAAAGCAAAAGAAAAAATTAAAACGTGGTTTTCAGAAGAACACAATTTTTCCATTATTGATGCTAAAATAAAGTAA
- a CDS encoding DUF1796 family putative cysteine peptidase, translating to MVTLNELKSKQYDMIYSLGYNCFPGIYMKKYALRKQAGVIDWCISISLSHVNQLLKNRCKDLFLYEHLTYVSSFGDGSTLRLRDKVYQIDSAHDFPSSINTEDNWLSYSEVKEKYERRTERFLTSMETSSCILFIRMGGTYEEAKELEHILKRMVKNDFYILLLTNSEKELLSEANWDLPYTCVLYAPIFSMDVLRDDKVWEELFSGLVIK from the coding sequence ATGGTTACTTTAAATGAACTAAAAAGCAAGCAGTACGATATGATATACAGTTTAGGCTATAACTGTTTTCCAGGGATATACATGAAAAAATATGCTTTGCGAAAACAAGCCGGCGTGATTGATTGGTGTATTAGCATTTCTCTTTCTCATGTCAATCAGCTGTTGAAAAACCGCTGTAAAGACTTATTTTTATATGAACATTTAACCTATGTTAGTTCTTTCGGAGACGGTTCCACCCTTAGACTGCGTGATAAGGTGTATCAAATTGATTCTGCTCATGATTTTCCGTCGTCTATCAATACAGAAGATAACTGGCTTTCGTACAGTGAAGTCAAAGAAAAGTATGAGCGGAGAACGGAGCGGTTTTTAACGTCGATGGAGACCAGTTCTTGTATATTGTTTATTCGTATGGGTGGAACGTATGAAGAAGCGAAAGAATTAGAGCATATTTTAAAGCGAATGGTCAAAAACGATTTCTATATACTGCTGCTGACAAACAGTGAAAAAGAACTTTTGTCCGAAGCTAACTGGGACTTGCCTTACACGTGTGTCTTATATGCACCTATTTTTTCAATGGACGTGCTGCGCGATGATAAAGTATGGGAAGAGCTCTTCAGCGGGCTTGTTATAAAATAA
- a CDS encoding LLM class flavin-dependent oxidoreductase, whose amino-acid sequence MSKALKDIPISVLDLSPVVEGGTVSDSLRNTLDLAQHAEKWGYNRYWLAEHHNMTGIASSATSVVIGHVAAGTSRIRVGSGGIMLPNHSPLVIAEHFGTLESLFPGRIDLGLGRAPGTDQLTAQALRRDRRSDGSDFPEQLTELQEYFKPASESQMRVKAVPGQGLNIPIWLLGSSGFSAQLSAQLGLPFSFASHFSPNNTMTALNMYRRYFKPSDVLDKPYAMLGVNVIAADTDREAERLATSMQQQFLNLIRNTPGKLKAPVDNMDELWTDFEKASLQQQLGSSIVGSPETIKVKLEQFIEETEADELMINAQIYDHKARLRSYEIVSQLFK is encoded by the coding sequence ATGAGTAAAGCATTAAAAGATATTCCGATTTCCGTACTGGATCTTTCTCCTGTAGTTGAAGGAGGAACTGTATCTGACTCACTTAGAAATACATTAGATTTAGCTCAGCACGCTGAAAAATGGGGGTATAACCGCTACTGGCTAGCTGAACATCATAATATGACAGGTATCGCAAGCTCCGCTACATCTGTTGTAATTGGTCATGTAGCTGCAGGCACGTCACGCATTCGCGTAGGCTCTGGAGGTATTATGCTTCCTAACCATTCTCCGCTTGTTATTGCTGAGCATTTTGGCACGCTTGAATCACTATTTCCAGGACGTATTGATTTAGGCTTAGGAAGAGCGCCAGGGACGGATCAGCTGACAGCACAGGCGCTGCGACGCGACCGCAGAAGCGACGGCAGTGACTTCCCAGAACAGCTAACTGAACTGCAAGAATACTTTAAACCGGCTTCAGAAAGTCAGATGCGCGTTAAAGCTGTTCCCGGTCAAGGTTTAAATATTCCGATTTGGCTGCTTGGCTCAAGCGGTTTTAGCGCACAGCTTTCTGCACAGCTAGGTTTGCCATTTTCATTTGCAAGTCACTTTTCACCTAATAATACAATGACAGCTCTGAACATGTATCGCCGTTATTTTAAGCCGTCCGACGTGTTAGACAAACCATATGCAATGTTAGGTGTAAACGTAATCGCTGCTGATACAGATAGAGAAGCTGAACGTTTGGCTACTTCTATGCAGCAGCAGTTTCTAAATTTAATTCGAAACACACCGGGTAAACTAAAAGCTCCTGTGGATAATATGGATGAACTATGGACTGACTTTGAAAAAGCTTCTCTCCAACAGCAGCTGGGCTCTTCTATTGTCGGAAGTCCTGAGACGATTAAAGTCAAGCTTGAACAGTTTATTGAAGAAACAGAAGCAGATGAACTGATGATTAACGCTCAAATTTACGATCACAAAGCTCGCCTTCGTTCGTACGAAATTGTTTCTCAGCTGTTCAAATAA
- a CDS encoding (Fe-S)-binding protein, whose product MTATKDIQQAFKERLDYDELMNCMRCGFCLPSCPTYGQTNQYEAASPRGRIALMKGVVDGLIEPDEAVEKQLNLCLGCRACEPVCPSGVKYGHLLEEARDIIQQKKRHKWPVKALRHMVFEQLFPHKERLKNVHSLLAFYQRSGLQKAVQKTNILNVLPGNLAQMEKTLPPVLTKKEMKKRPFLFEAEGTRERTVAFFTGCLMDTMFMETNNATIALLQKAGCKVVIPEVQTCCGALHAHGGEKDQAKKLAKQNIMAFESIQADDIVLNAGGCGALLVEYDHLLKEEPEWKERAAAFSAKVKDFSEILLQQQFVEKQKLSLPSQIITYQDSCHLRNVMKTSSAPRKLIQAINGTVFNEMENADHCCGSAGIYNLTEQEMSMQILDYKMEKVKEAHAHTIVTANPGCLIQMKLGVVREGVEESVRAVHLADLLLEAVESK is encoded by the coding sequence ATGACGGCAACAAAAGACATTCAGCAAGCGTTCAAAGAACGGTTAGATTATGACGAGTTAATGAATTGTATGAGATGCGGTTTTTGTTTGCCAAGCTGTCCGACGTATGGACAAACGAATCAATATGAAGCAGCGTCACCGCGCGGAAGAATTGCTTTGATGAAAGGAGTTGTAGACGGACTTATTGAACCTGATGAAGCTGTTGAAAAGCAATTGAATCTTTGTCTTGGCTGCCGAGCGTGTGAGCCTGTTTGTCCTTCGGGTGTGAAGTACGGACACTTATTAGAAGAAGCGCGTGATATTATTCAGCAGAAAAAAAGGCATAAATGGCCAGTAAAAGCGCTCAGGCATATGGTGTTTGAACAGCTTTTCCCGCATAAAGAACGATTAAAAAATGTACATTCTCTGCTTGCTTTCTACCAAAGAAGCGGCTTGCAAAAAGCTGTTCAAAAAACAAATATACTAAATGTCCTGCCCGGTAATTTAGCACAAATGGAAAAAACGCTTCCGCCTGTGCTAACAAAAAAAGAAATGAAGAAACGTCCTTTTTTATTTGAAGCAGAAGGAACAAGAGAGCGTACGGTTGCTTTTTTTACAGGGTGTTTAATGGATACGATGTTTATGGAAACAAACAACGCGACGATTGCACTTTTACAAAAAGCGGGGTGTAAGGTCGTTATACCAGAAGTGCAGACGTGCTGTGGCGCACTGCATGCGCATGGAGGAGAAAAAGATCAGGCAAAGAAGTTAGCGAAGCAAAATATTATGGCGTTTGAATCCATTCAAGCGGATGATATTGTTCTTAATGCAGGAGGCTGCGGTGCGCTGTTGGTAGAATACGATCATTTATTAAAAGAGGAACCCGAATGGAAAGAAAGAGCAGCTGCTTTTTCTGCCAAAGTCAAAGATTTTTCAGAGATTTTATTGCAGCAGCAGTTTGTGGAAAAACAAAAGTTATCGCTTCCAAGTCAAATTATTACGTATCAAGACTCGTGTCATTTAAGAAACGTGATGAAAACGTCCAGCGCACCGAGAAAACTGATCCAAGCGATTAACGGAACGGTGTTTAATGAAATGGAAAATGCGGATCATTGCTGTGGCTCAGCTGGTATTTATAACTTAACGGAACAAGAGATGTCTATGCAAATTTTAGATTATAAAATGGAAAAAGTGAAAGAAGCCCATGCACATACGATTGTAACAGCAAACCCGGGCTGTCTCATTCAAATGAAGCTAGGGGTAGTTAGAGAAGGAGTAGAAGAAAGTGTAAGGGCCGTTCATCTTGCAGATTTACTTCTTGAAGCAGTAGAAAGCAAATAA
- the glcD gene encoding glycolate oxidase subunit GlcD gives MLNERTKAKLIEVVGSANFQDSSEARLVYSYDATPNFQSLPDAVIMPENKDQVKRILTICNEDHVPIVPRGSGTNLSAGTCPTQGGIVLTFNRMNKILEIDEENLTATVQPGVITLDLVNAVEAKGLFYPPDPSSMKISTIGGNINECSGGLRGLKYGVTKDYVLGLEVVLANGDCIKTGGKLAKDVAGYDLTNLFVGSEGTLGVVTEAILKLIPIPETKQTLLALFEDMDAAAKTVSAIIANKIIPATLEFLDQPTCEVVEDFAQVGLPTDVNAVLLIEQDGPPEVVTRDIEMISRICSEGNAVSVKVAASQAEAEALSTARRSALSALARMKPTTILEDATVPRSKISEMVKAINEIAVKYNVKICTFGHAGDGNLHPTCLTDARDEEELHRVEQAFEAIFHKAIELGGTITGEHGVGEMKAPYLALKMGGEGVAAMKAIKYALDPQGIMNPGKIFAKDTRKRVVVRS, from the coding sequence ATGCTTAATGAACGAACAAAAGCAAAGCTCATTGAAGTTGTAGGATCAGCCAACTTTCAAGATAGCAGTGAAGCAAGACTCGTGTACTCTTATGACGCAACACCTAACTTTCAGTCGCTTCCTGATGCGGTTATTATGCCTGAAAACAAAGATCAAGTGAAAAGAATTTTAACGATATGCAACGAAGATCATGTTCCTATTGTGCCAAGAGGTTCAGGTACAAATTTAAGCGCAGGAACGTGTCCAACGCAAGGCGGAATTGTTCTTACATTTAACCGAATGAATAAAATTTTGGAAATTGATGAAGAAAATTTAACCGCTACCGTGCAGCCAGGTGTTATCACGTTAGACTTAGTTAACGCCGTAGAAGCAAAAGGTTTATTTTACCCTCCTGATCCAAGCTCTATGAAAATATCAACCATCGGAGGGAACATCAATGAATGTTCAGGAGGGTTACGAGGCTTAAAATACGGCGTAACAAAAGATTACGTTCTTGGTCTTGAAGTAGTTCTCGCAAACGGTGACTGTATTAAGACGGGAGGCAAGCTGGCTAAAGATGTAGCTGGCTACGATTTAACGAACTTGTTTGTTGGGTCTGAGGGAACGCTTGGCGTCGTGACAGAAGCGATTTTAAAGCTCATTCCAATACCTGAAACAAAACAAACTCTGCTCGCGCTGTTTGAAGACATGGACGCAGCCGCTAAGACGGTTTCAGCTATTATCGCCAATAAGATTATTCCAGCTACGCTTGAATTTTTAGATCAGCCGACGTGTGAAGTAGTAGAAGATTTTGCGCAAGTTGGGCTACCAACAGATGTAAACGCTGTCTTATTGATTGAACAAGACGGTCCGCCGGAAGTAGTGACTCGCGATATTGAAATGATTTCCCGTATCTGCAGCGAAGGAAATGCTGTATCTGTAAAAGTAGCAGCTTCACAAGCAGAAGCAGAAGCGTTAAGTACAGCAAGAAGATCAGCTCTTTCTGCTTTAGCGCGAATGAAGCCAACGACCATTTTAGAAGACGCAACCGTCCCGCGGTCTAAAATTAGTGAAATGGTCAAAGCGATTAATGAAATTGCTGTAAAATATAACGTTAAGATCTGTACGTTTGGTCATGCGGGAGACGGAAATCTGCATCCGACTTGTTTAACAGATGCGCGTGACGAAGAAGAGCTTCACCGCGTCGAACAAGCTTTTGAAGCGATTTTTCATAAAGCCATTGAGCTTGGAGGAACGATTACAGGTGAACACGGAGTTGGAGAAATGAAAGCACCGTATTTAGCGCTGAAGATGGGAGGAGAAGGAGTAGCTGCGATGAAAGCAATTAAGTATGCTTTGGACCCGCAAGGAATTATGAATCCAGGGAAAATTTTTGCTAAAGACACGAGAAAAAGAGTGGTGGTTCGTTCATGA
- a CDS encoding CdaR family transcriptional regulator, translating to MQLVSELSKKIIKEVQLVMKEHVIVTDIRGIIIASTEEKRVGFFHEGAWNVMQKKEKLYISKKEAADLKGVKPGINLPISYQGDIIGVIGITGMPEAVEPFADIIRRLTELIIREAYYIETKEWENKGVEAFFREWIYSQQVDAEFIERGHILGVQVDSSYCCTLFQIDSSLSKKKQQHVQEMIRYWFESHKAEGDYIANWGYDRLLLLKEAVGEKARRGFKEELIKCQQYIQANNQVMITIGVGKPAEQFNLHASYEEAKKALKVASKRQTVVFYEELLMDMILEDVSEPVKKEFLSRVLSSIQKEKELLETLKCYLANDQSLKKTAFDLHIHINTLHYRLKQMKELTDIDPKSVKGITLFYLALSLLE from the coding sequence GTGCAGCTAGTGTCTGAACTGTCGAAGAAAATTATAAAAGAAGTACAGCTTGTGATGAAAGAACATGTAATTGTAACGGATATACGCGGAATTATTATTGCGTCTACAGAAGAAAAGCGGGTTGGTTTTTTTCATGAAGGCGCGTGGAACGTGATGCAAAAAAAGGAAAAACTATATATCTCCAAAAAAGAAGCAGCAGATTTAAAAGGAGTTAAGCCAGGAATTAATTTGCCTATCAGTTATCAAGGAGACATTATTGGCGTTATTGGTATTACAGGTATGCCAGAAGCTGTTGAGCCTTTTGCAGACATTATTCGAAGATTAACAGAGCTAATTATTCGCGAGGCATACTACATAGAAACAAAGGAATGGGAAAATAAAGGAGTAGAAGCTTTTTTTCGTGAATGGATTTATAGCCAGCAAGTAGATGCAGAATTTATTGAACGAGGCCATATTTTAGGAGTACAAGTAGACAGCTCTTATTGCTGCACGCTGTTTCAAATTGATTCATCTCTTTCGAAAAAGAAGCAGCAGCACGTACAAGAAATGATTCGCTACTGGTTTGAAAGTCATAAAGCTGAAGGAGATTATATTGCAAATTGGGGATACGATCGCTTGCTTTTACTTAAAGAGGCTGTAGGTGAAAAGGCAAGGCGAGGATTTAAAGAAGAATTAATAAAATGTCAGCAGTATATTCAAGCAAACAACCAAGTTATGATCACTATTGGTGTAGGAAAGCCAGCGGAGCAATTTAATTTGCATGCTTCATATGAAGAAGCGAAAAAAGCGCTTAAAGTGGCTTCAAAACGTCAAACCGTTGTTTTTTATGAGGAGCTGCTGATGGACATGATTTTAGAAGACGTTTCTGAACCTGTAAAAAAGGAATTCTTGAGTCGAGTGCTTTCTTCCATTCAAAAAGAAAAAGAGCTTCTCGAAACGCTGAAATGCTATTTAGCCAACGATCAATCGTTGAAAAAAACGGCGTTTGATTTACATATTCATATTAATACGCTTCATTACCGCTTGAAGCAAATGAAAGAACTAACAGACATTGATCCAAAAAGCGTAAAGGGTATCACGCTTTTTTACCTTGCGCTGTCTCTATTAGAGTAA
- a CDS encoding DJ-1/PfpI family protein: MSKRVLILTGDAVEALEVFYPYYRCLEEGIQCTIASPVKKKLQTVVHDFLPEMETFTEKMGYKIDSHASVDEVDPADYDGLIIPGGRAPEYIRMNTKVQEIAAHFLKENKPLGVICHGQLVLTTVREYLQDREVTAYPACRPEVEAAGAVFVEQTLHIDRNLVTGQAWPDLPKFMKEFFNVLKKAEKVNA, encoded by the coding sequence ATGAGTAAACGTGTCTTAATTTTAACAGGAGATGCCGTGGAAGCTTTAGAAGTTTTTTATCCGTATTATCGCTGTTTAGAAGAAGGTATTCAGTGTACCATTGCTTCTCCCGTGAAAAAGAAGCTTCAAACGGTTGTTCATGATTTCCTTCCAGAGATGGAAACATTCACAGAGAAAATGGGATATAAAATTGATTCTCACGCTTCTGTCGATGAAGTGGATCCCGCCGATTATGATGGACTTATTATTCCTGGAGGACGGGCGCCTGAATACATTCGAATGAACACAAAAGTTCAGGAAATTGCTGCGCATTTTTTAAAAGAAAATAAACCTTTAGGCGTTATTTGTCATGGTCAGCTCGTGTTAACGACGGTTAGAGAGTATCTGCAGGACAGAGAAGTGACAGCGTATCCTGCTTGCCGACCGGAAGTAGAAGCGGCGGGTGCTGTATTTGTAGAACAGACGCTTCATATAGACAGAAACCTAGTAACCGGGCAAGCTTGGCCGGATTTACCTAAATTTATGAAAGAGTTTTTTAACGTGCTAAAAAAAGCTGAAAAAGTGAACGCATAA
- a CDS encoding IDEAL domain-containing protein, whose protein sequence is MKLFEGNLKVGDWVKGKSRNGELIYGYIKMIDPSKKAALINVVKSDDEKMVGTTIGMMDEKIEKLPLQKTAHEEQILSLIDLALLTKDKAWFSELTAELKKSQDKKQG, encoded by the coding sequence GTGAAGCTATTTGAAGGAAATTTAAAAGTAGGCGACTGGGTCAAAGGAAAGTCTCGCAACGGTGAACTTATATACGGATATATTAAAATGATTGATCCATCTAAAAAAGCAGCACTAATCAACGTTGTAAAAAGTGATGATGAAAAAATGGTCGGCACAACCATTGGCATGATGGATGAAAAAATAGAGAAGCTGCCCCTTCAAAAAACGGCGCACGAAGAGCAGATTCTTTCATTGATTGATCTTGCGCTGTTAACGAAAGACAAGGCTTGGTTTAGTGAATTAACAGCTGAATTAAAAAAATCACAAGATAAAAAGCAAGGCTGA
- a CDS encoding GntP family permease: MDLLIILLSLGLLMLVAYRGFSVILFAPLCALLAVILTEPSYALPFFSNVFMEKMVGFIKNYFPVFLLGAVFGKMVEMSGVAESIAKTIVKVVGAKRAILAIVLMGAILTYSGVSLFVVAFAVYPFAANLFREANIPKRLVPGTIALGAISFTMDALPGTPQIQNVIPTTFFKTDIYAAPTLGIIGSVIVFSLGLWYLESRSKKARKAGEGYYGFNNELAAAAELEKESVPSTEPKYEPSVARQILAFVPLVLVGVANKFFTVSIPKWYPDGFDFAKIGLEAFGKVDLTAVVGIWSVELALVIGIITTIAYDWKRVTTGFQAGLNASIGGALLAAMNTGAEYGFGGVISSLPGFAAVRDGISHTFTNPLVNGAVTTNILAGITGSASGGMGIALSAMGDKYVEAINQYNIPPEVMHRVVAMASGGMDTLPHNGAVITLLAITGLTHKQSYRDIFAITVIKTLACFLIIGIYSLTGLV; encoded by the coding sequence ATGGATTTGCTGATTATTTTGCTATCTCTGGGGCTTTTAATGCTGGTTGCTTACCGCGGATTTTCAGTTATTTTGTTTGCTCCACTTTGTGCGCTGCTAGCCGTTATTTTAACGGAACCAAGCTATGCACTCCCGTTTTTCTCAAACGTTTTTATGGAGAAAATGGTTGGGTTTATTAAAAACTACTTCCCTGTCTTTCTATTAGGAGCAGTCTTCGGGAAGATGGTAGAAATGTCTGGAGTCGCTGAATCGATTGCGAAAACAATTGTTAAAGTAGTAGGAGCTAAACGCGCCATCTTGGCTATTGTTTTAATGGGAGCAATCTTAACCTACAGCGGCGTAAGTTTATTCGTTGTTGCGTTTGCAGTTTATCCGTTTGCGGCTAACTTATTCCGCGAAGCGAATATTCCAAAACGATTAGTACCGGGAACGATTGCATTAGGAGCTATTTCGTTTACCATGGATGCACTTCCGGGTACACCGCAAATTCAAAACGTTATCCCAACGACTTTTTTTAAAACAGACATCTATGCTGCTCCGACACTGGGGATTATCGGATCGGTTATTGTCTTTAGCTTAGGTCTTTGGTATTTAGAAAGCCGAAGCAAAAAAGCAAGAAAAGCTGGAGAAGGCTACTACGGGTTTAATAATGAACTAGCGGCTGCTGCAGAGCTAGAAAAAGAGTCTGTACCTTCTACAGAACCTAAATATGAACCTAGCGTAGCAAGACAGATTCTTGCATTTGTTCCGCTTGTGCTTGTAGGGGTGGCAAACAAATTTTTTACTGTTTCTATTCCAAAATGGTACCCAGACGGTTTTGATTTTGCCAAAATTGGCCTTGAAGCGTTCGGGAAAGTAGATTTAACCGCAGTTGTTGGTATTTGGTCAGTGGAGTTGGCACTTGTTATTGGAATTATCACAACGATTGCGTATGACTGGAAGAGAGTGACCACCGGTTTCCAAGCTGGTCTTAACGCAAGTATTGGCGGAGCGCTTCTCGCTGCGATGAACACGGGAGCTGAGTATGGCTTTGGAGGCGTCATTTCATCTCTTCCTGGCTTTGCAGCCGTTCGTGATGGTATTTCACATACCTTTACAAATCCGCTTGTCAATGGAGCCGTTACGACAAACATTTTAGCCGGTATTACAGGCTCTGCTTCTGGAGGTATGGGAATTGCGCTTAGTGCGATGGGAGATAAGTATGTAGAAGCTATTAATCAGTACAACATTCCTCCTGAAGTTATGCACAGAGTTGTAGCGATGGCATCAGGCGGTATGGATACGCTTCCTCATAACGGAGCTGTTATTACTCTGCTTGCTATTACCGGGTTAACCCACAAGCAGTCTTACCGAGATATTTTTGCCATCACTGTTATAAAAACGCTTGCATGTTTCTTAATCATTGGAATCTACAGCTTAACTGGACTCGTATAA
- a CDS encoding iron-containing alcohol dehydrogenase, with product MGIYELLVPRTVLYGEGSFSKIGEQAALLGTKALLISDDVMVKAGNVETCRRYLAETGMDCAVYTGVNSEPTDIHLDEALVICKTEQCDVVIALGGGSCIDTGKAVAIMMTNEGHLRTYFQNQQDFQDSPLPLVAVPTTAGTGSEVTKATVITDTAYDVKMMLARPQLLPDTAIVDPLLTLSCPKHVTAATGIDALSHAVEAYLSKKAHPFTDSLALQAIELIMKNIRLVYRNGENVQARNEMAYASMLAGMAFSNSSVALVHGMSRPIGALFHVPHGISNAMLLPAVLDYTKEASIDRLGEIGQALFPNVSYTKKEGADVLIEAIKQLCIDLEIPNLQSWGIDRQLFYAAVEKMAADAIQSGSPANHPVVPTAEEIIQLYYTCYEYEFKSALYKK from the coding sequence GTGGGAATTTATGAACTACTTGTACCACGCACGGTTTTATATGGAGAAGGATCATTTTCTAAAATTGGAGAACAGGCTGCACTGCTTGGGACAAAGGCATTGCTTATAAGTGATGACGTTATGGTGAAAGCAGGCAATGTAGAAACTTGCCGTCGTTACTTAGCAGAGACTGGCATGGACTGTGCTGTGTATACAGGCGTAAATTCAGAGCCGACAGATATTCATCTAGATGAAGCGCTTGTTATATGTAAAACGGAGCAGTGCGATGTGGTTATTGCCTTAGGGGGAGGCAGCTGTATCGATACTGGAAAAGCGGTTGCCATTATGATGACAAATGAAGGGCATCTACGAACGTATTTTCAAAATCAACAAGATTTTCAAGATAGTCCGCTTCCTTTGGTTGCCGTGCCTACAACTGCTGGAACAGGCTCAGAAGTGACGAAAGCGACGGTTATTACAGACACGGCGTACGATGTGAAAATGATGCTCGCAAGACCTCAATTATTGCCTGATACAGCCATTGTTGATCCGTTATTAACTCTATCATGTCCGAAACATGTAACGGCAGCTACAGGAATTGATGCACTCAGTCATGCAGTGGAAGCGTATTTGTCTAAAAAAGCACATCCTTTTACAGATTCACTTGCGCTTCAAGCAATTGAGTTAATCATGAAAAATATCCGTCTTGTGTATAGAAATGGAGAAAATGTTCAAGCAAGAAACGAAATGGCCTATGCATCTATGCTGGCAGGAATGGCGTTTTCAAATTCATCTGTTGCGCTAGTGCACGGTATGTCAAGACCTATTGGCGCGTTATTCCATGTGCCGCACGGTATTTCTAATGCGATGCTCCTGCCTGCGGTTTTGGACTATACAAAAGAGGCTTCAATCGATCGTTTAGGTGAAATAGGACAAGCTCTTTTTCCGAACGTATCATATACAAAAAAAGAGGGAGCAGATGTGTTAATTGAAGCCATCAAGCAGCTTTGTATCGACTTAGAGATTCCTAATCTTCAATCGTGGGGCATTGATCGCCAGCTGTTTTACGCGGCGGTTGAGAAAATGGCAGCGGATGCGATTCAAAGCGGAAGTCCTGCTAACCATCCTGTTGTACCGACGGCAGAAGAAATTATCCAGCTGTATTACACGTGCTATGAATATGAGTTTAAGTCTGCACTTTATAAAAAATAA